From a single Saccharomonospora amisosensis genomic region:
- a CDS encoding GlsB/YeaQ/YmgE family stress response membrane protein, with protein sequence MAVTGIISAILIGLIIGALARLVLPGKQGIPIWLTILVGIGAAFLGTAIARGLGYADTSGWDWLEFLTQLVVAAIGVSIAAGVYPKKSVRR encoded by the coding sequence ATGGCTGTCACGGGGATAATTTCGGCGATCCTGATCGGGCTCATAATCGGCGCGCTCGCCCGGCTGGTTCTCCCCGGCAAGCAAGGGATCCCTATCTGGCTGACCATCCTTGTGGGGATCGGTGCGGCGTTCCTCGGCACCGCCATAGCTCGCGGACTCGGTTACGCGGACACAAGCGGCTGGGACTGGTTGGAGTTCCTGACCCAACTCGTCGTCGCGGCCATCGGGGTGTCGATAGCCGCTGGCGTCTACCCGAAGAAGAGCGTCCGAAGGTAG